A genomic stretch from Desulfomonile tiedjei includes:
- a CDS encoding AAA family ATPase, protein MYLKSVAIESGSFPTRDRFPFNIRVFQQTERIDFSSRVAFFVGENGSGKSALLDAIGRKSGFLPWGGSKVHRAHDNPFETRLANHISLTLNSRHKYGFHFRAETFFNFASSLDDILLDDPARDKYYGGGSLNVLSHGESFLSFFKGYSFQLDGLYLLDEPESALSPPNQIEFVRIIMDSLNNGNKQYIIATHSPIILACPEAQILAFDTPSIQTIDYNQTAAYRFYAKFLDDPGQFLK, encoded by the coding sequence ATGTACCTAAAATCAGTAGCCATAGAATCCGGCAGTTTCCCAACACGCGACCGATTCCCGTTCAATATTAGAGTCTTCCAGCAGACGGAAAGGATCGACTTCTCGTCGCGGGTGGCCTTTTTCGTTGGCGAGAATGGTTCGGGCAAGTCCGCGCTCCTGGATGCGATCGGGCGAAAGAGCGGCTTTCTGCCCTGGGGAGGGAGTAAAGTCCACCGGGCGCACGACAATCCTTTTGAAACACGACTTGCGAACCACATAAGCCTCACTCTGAATTCCAGGCACAAGTACGGCTTTCATTTCAGGGCCGAGACCTTCTTCAACTTCGCTTCATCCCTCGATGACATTCTCTTGGACGACCCTGCCCGTGACAAATACTATGGTGGTGGGTCTCTGAACGTGCTTTCACACGGGGAGTCTTTCCTATCCTTCTTCAAGGGTTATAGTTTTCAACTGGACGGTTTGTATCTACTCGACGAGCCTGAATCAGCCCTGTCACCGCCCAACCAGATAGAATTCGTGCGTATCATCATGGATTCCTTGAACAACGGTAACAAGCAGTACATAATTGCCACCCATTCCCCCATAATTCTAGCCTGCCCTGAAGCCCAGATCCTGGCTTTCGACACCCCGAGCATCCAGACCATCGATTACAACCAGACCGCAGCATACCGATTCTATGCGAAATTTCTCGATGACCCCGGACAGTTTCTGAAGTAG
- a CDS encoding AAA family ATPase — translation MSKEIEAKVLAGLLDDRYLLNRALSDGFTAEVFKDSSLRVIFKTVNDMSQTPGQVIDWITIENTLKTKEWLNPEVSQALAVVREQDSLEADQLMAYLDILKDQSLRDKMHKLSQVMSNYSMHKGQYKDQDFVEFSSRIIQTLIEMQKQKVKKRITPVKDTIREIGEITDLNRQGEKKLLGFSIQPFERLELLLSGIRKGFYYGLAGPPRRGKTTFALDMASRLAERNGFPVLFYTWEQTRRTLAARLLGRECYINPVKLLTEVSPEEKQRHALVKKVIERSAAYSSNLYVIEAGRQDTIERIKAQAYNVMHEFRCNDVAIFFDYLQKIPLGRQYDDIRSQVNEASAQLADLSLELECPVLAISAMDKEGCKLDEKPPSYDEFSTTYFARPTMHNCVGGGDLEYDLDVAMVLSKDWVATKNLHDRISLKEKDMAVPDLPQIDIVNLHIDKNRDSAGETAPTIQYAFFININKFVEVGFKTEEEYSKEFKGFAKAEDMFGALLDTGIFKL, via the coding sequence ATGTCAAAAGAAATCGAAGCAAAGGTGCTGGCCGGGCTGCTGGATGACCGTTACCTTCTCAACCGGGCGTTAAGCGACGGCTTCACCGCAGAGGTGTTCAAGGATTCCAGCTTGCGTGTAATTTTCAAAACAGTGAATGACATGAGCCAGACTCCGGGACAGGTGATCGACTGGATAACCATCGAAAACACCCTTAAAACAAAGGAATGGCTTAACCCGGAGGTAAGTCAAGCACTTGCGGTTGTAAGAGAGCAAGACAGCCTGGAAGCCGACCAGTTGATGGCATATCTGGATATCCTTAAAGACCAGAGCCTACGCGACAAGATGCACAAGCTCTCCCAGGTTATGTCCAACTACTCCATGCACAAGGGCCAATACAAAGACCAGGACTTTGTGGAATTCAGCAGCCGAATAATTCAAACTCTTATCGAGATGCAGAAGCAAAAGGTCAAGAAACGGATCACGCCGGTTAAGGATACTATCCGCGAAATTGGCGAAATAACCGATCTTAACCGTCAAGGTGAAAAGAAGCTCCTCGGTTTCTCCATTCAACCCTTCGAAAGGCTGGAACTGCTCCTTTCCGGAATAAGGAAGGGGTTCTATTACGGCCTGGCAGGACCCCCGAGGCGTGGTAAGACCACCTTCGCTCTGGACATGGCCTCGCGGCTTGCCGAGAGAAACGGTTTCCCGGTGCTGTTCTACACATGGGAACAAACGCGGCGGACTTTGGCTGCGCGGCTTCTGGGCCGGGAATGTTACATCAATCCCGTGAAACTGTTGACGGAGGTTTCCCCGGAGGAAAAGCAGCGCCATGCCCTGGTCAAGAAAGTGATAGAACGTTCCGCGGCTTACAGCAGCAATCTCTACGTCATCGAAGCAGGGCGGCAGGATACCATAGAACGGATCAAGGCCCAGGCTTACAACGTAATGCACGAATTCCGCTGCAATGATGTAGCGATCTTTTTCGATTACTTGCAGAAGATACCCCTGGGACGACAGTACGACGATATCAGGAGCCAGGTTAATGAGGCATCCGCTCAGCTCGCGGACCTAAGCCTGGAATTGGAATGCCCTGTGTTGGCAATTTCAGCCATGGACAAGGAAGGCTGCAAGCTCGATGAAAAGCCGCCGAGCTACGACGAATTCTCCACCACCTATTTCGCCAGGCCCACCATGCACAACTGCGTCGGTGGCGGGGATCTGGAATACGACCTTGATGTGGCCATGGTGCTGTCGAAGGATTGGGTGGCCACTAAGAACCTCCATGACCGGATCAGCCTGAAGGAGAAGGACATGGCGGTTCCCGATCTTCCGCAAATCGACATTGTGAACCTCCACATAGACAAGAATCGAGATTCCGCCGGAGAAACGGCTCCGACTATTCAGTATGCCTTCTTCATAAATATCAATAAGTTTGTCGAAGTTGGCTTCAAGACCGAGGAAGAATACAGCAAGGAATTCAAGGGCTTCGCAAAAGCGGAAGACATGTTCGGAGCACTTCTGGATACCGGTATCTTCAAACTGTAA
- the hypA gene encoding hydrogenase maturation nickel metallochaperone HypA produces MHEMAIVQSIMDILMQQAKMHRATKIVSVALEFGRLTAVQPDAVRFAFEVLSEGGIAQGTRLDITIVPVKVRCLDCSKESIMENYQPFCPACSSAAIQIIEGRDEMRIVSLEVDGFEE; encoded by the coding sequence ATGCACGAAATGGCAATTGTTCAGAGTATCATGGACATCCTGATGCAGCAGGCAAAAATGCATCGGGCGACCAAAATAGTCAGCGTGGCTTTGGAATTCGGCAGGCTCACCGCGGTGCAGCCCGATGCGGTAAGGTTTGCTTTCGAAGTCCTCTCCGAGGGAGGAATAGCCCAAGGCACACGCTTGGACATAACCATCGTTCCGGTCAAGGTGCGGTGCTTGGATTGCTCTAAAGAAAGCATAATGGAAAACTATCAGCCGTTCTGTCCTGCATGTTCATCCGCGGCGATTCAGATTATTGAAGGCCGTGACGAGATGCGGATCGTCTCTCTGGAGGTGGACGGTTTCGAGGAGTAA
- a CDS encoding type 1 glutamine amidotransferase: MKLKGKKAAILSEDMYNEFELWIPYYRLKEEGIEVTVVGSGTASTYHSKNGIPVPVDKNASQVSAADFDAVVVPGGYAPDKMRIHPEMVSLVRDAFNQGKVVAAICHAGWMLASAGILKGKKATSYVAIKDDMTNAGAIWEDSEVVRDGNLITSRKPDDLPAFCRTIIQAMEGK, from the coding sequence ATGAAACTTAAAGGCAAAAAAGCAGCGATCCTCTCGGAAGACATGTACAACGAATTCGAGTTATGGATTCCCTACTACCGGCTCAAAGAGGAAGGCATCGAAGTAACGGTTGTCGGTTCCGGTACAGCGTCCACTTACCACAGCAAAAACGGCATTCCGGTCCCGGTGGACAAGAACGCGTCGCAGGTGAGCGCGGCCGACTTTGACGCTGTTGTGGTGCCGGGCGGATATGCGCCGGACAAAATGCGAATCCATCCGGAAATGGTGTCCCTGGTCAGAGATGCTTTCAATCAGGGAAAGGTGGTTGCAGCAATCTGCCACGCGGGGTGGATGCTCGCGAGCGCGGGAATCTTGAAGGGCAAGAAAGCCACGTCTTATGTTGCTATCAAAGACGACATGACCAACGCCGGGGCCATCTGGGAGGATTCGGAAGTGGTCAGGGACGGCAACCTCATCACTTCGAGAAAACCTGACGACCTGCCCGCATTCTGTAGGACAATAATTCAGGCCATGGAGGGGAAGTAA